A single region of the Solwaraspora sp. WMMD406 genome encodes:
- a CDS encoding AAA family ATPase: MAVRHPPYLLRLKVSNFRSLRAVEVRLAALNVLVGPNGAGKSNLLDVIAFLGDATREDLGPALERRGGFDRVLFRGGGDQRPSITIEVEAAVTKNSNLRATDNYQLGVSRGKLRGQTERYFLQRSETFAFKRTAGPGRRIAVSGNQVTFHGPEGGERKASLREGSLGLSTLPKLSAEEGGEQVEALADMFASFRVFDIDVAAARLPSTEQRSRQLANDASNLASFLAYLADEHSDQFAALQRDARAFIPGLEALQFRPIGGAGEGTVLTLVERGLPGATTLQEASYGSIRALALLALLYDPAPPRLTCIEEIDHGLHPHILDRLVELLREASERTQFLIATHSPPLVNRLTPDELIVCERGEDAASRIPAIDPDTVRAMERELHGEIGLGELWFTGALGGCPE, translated from the coding sequence GTGGCCGTCCGACATCCCCCGTACCTGCTCAGGCTCAAGGTGAGCAACTTTCGCAGCCTTCGGGCGGTGGAGGTGCGGCTCGCCGCGCTCAACGTACTCGTCGGACCCAACGGCGCCGGTAAGTCCAACCTCCTCGACGTGATCGCCTTCCTCGGCGACGCCACCCGGGAGGACCTCGGGCCCGCGCTGGAGCGACGCGGTGGATTCGACCGGGTGCTGTTCCGGGGCGGTGGCGACCAGCGGCCCAGCATCACCATCGAGGTGGAGGCCGCTGTCACCAAGAACAGCAATTTGCGGGCCACCGACAACTACCAGCTCGGTGTGTCCCGGGGAAAGCTACGCGGCCAGACGGAGCGCTACTTCCTGCAGCGCTCTGAGACATTCGCGTTCAAGCGGACCGCTGGCCCGGGCCGGCGTATCGCGGTCTCCGGCAACCAGGTCACCTTCCATGGCCCCGAGGGTGGGGAGCGGAAAGCCAGTCTGCGCGAGGGTTCGCTGGGATTGTCGACGTTGCCCAAACTCAGTGCCGAGGAGGGCGGCGAGCAGGTCGAAGCGCTCGCTGACATGTTCGCCAGTTTCCGGGTGTTCGACATCGACGTGGCTGCGGCCCGCCTGCCATCGACGGAGCAGCGCAGCCGGCAGCTGGCCAACGACGCCAGCAACCTGGCGTCGTTCCTCGCTTACCTGGCCGATGAGCACAGCGACCAGTTCGCCGCGCTGCAGCGCGACGCGCGAGCCTTCATCCCGGGCTTGGAAGCCCTGCAGTTCCGGCCGATCGGTGGTGCCGGTGAGGGGACCGTACTCACCCTGGTGGAGCGTGGGCTGCCGGGTGCGACGACCTTGCAGGAGGCGTCGTACGGCTCGATCCGGGCTCTTGCGCTGCTCGCTCTGCTCTACGACCCGGCGCCGCCGCGTCTCACTTGTATCGAGGAGATCGACCACGGCCTGCATCCCCACATCCTCGACCGGTTGGTCGAGTTGCTGCGCGAGGCGTCCGAACGCACCCAGTTCCTGATTGCGACACACTCGCCGCCGCTGGTAAACCGGCTGACCCCCGACGAGTTGATCGTCTGTGAACGTGGCGAGGACGCCGCGTCGCGGATCCCGGCGATCGACCCGGACACGGTGCGGGCCATGGAACGGGAACTGCATGGCGAGATCGGGCTCGGCGAGCTGTGGTTCACCGGTGCGCTGGGTGGTTGCCCAGAGTGA
- a CDS encoding ATP-binding protein — protein MARSTDELLRLLADLESDQVERKESLRTAETKDRACQAICAFANDLPDHRGSGVLFIGATDAGRPAGLSVTDRLLQELADLRGQGRILPPPIMSVRRLEVDGQAVAVVEVEPSPSPPVRFNGQVWIRVGPRRAIATADEERRLAERKRAADLPFDSRPAVGAALDDLDLTLFEREYLPSVLPQDVLAANGRTIEQRLASLRLATVEGVPTNAGLLILGVEPTRLLPGAYIQFLRVQGGDLSAPISSERRLSGALPDLLRELDELIKLNIHISVQIGETLRDARRADYPLAALQQLTRNAVLHRNYEGTNSPVRITWYDDRVEVYSPGGPYGAVTVENFGRPGVTDYRNPILAEAAAGLGYVQKFGAGLEIARRTLSDNGNPRPEFTPDPSYVGVIIREAR, from the coding sequence ATGGCGCGAAGCACGGACGAACTTTTGCGGCTGCTCGCCGATCTGGAGAGCGACCAGGTCGAGCGTAAGGAGTCGCTGAGGACGGCCGAAACCAAGGACCGGGCCTGCCAGGCCATCTGTGCGTTCGCCAACGATCTGCCCGACCACCGTGGTTCCGGTGTGCTTTTCATCGGCGCGACCGATGCCGGCCGGCCCGCCGGGTTGAGCGTCACCGACCGGCTGCTGCAGGAGCTCGCAGACCTGCGGGGACAGGGCCGAATCCTGCCACCACCGATCATGAGCGTTCGGAGGCTGGAGGTCGACGGTCAGGCGGTGGCCGTGGTCGAGGTGGAACCTAGCCCCAGCCCGCCGGTGCGGTTCAATGGCCAGGTGTGGATCAGGGTGGGACCGCGTCGGGCGATCGCCACCGCGGACGAGGAGCGCCGGCTTGCCGAGCGTAAGCGCGCTGCCGACCTGCCATTCGATAGTCGCCCCGCAGTCGGTGCCGCCCTGGATGACCTTGATCTGACGCTGTTCGAGCGCGAATACCTGCCAAGCGTCCTGCCGCAGGACGTGCTTGCGGCCAATGGCCGGACCATCGAGCAGCGGCTGGCGTCACTGCGGCTGGCGACTGTAGAGGGCGTGCCAACCAACGCCGGTCTGCTGATCCTTGGCGTGGAGCCGACCCGTCTTTTACCGGGGGCGTACATCCAGTTCCTCCGAGTGCAGGGCGGCGACCTGAGCGCTCCGATCAGCAGCGAACGCCGGCTCAGCGGCGCACTGCCGGACCTGCTGCGCGAACTCGACGAGCTGATCAAGTTGAACATTCATATATCTGTGCAGATCGGCGAGACCCTGCGCGATGCCCGCCGGGCGGACTACCCCTTGGCGGCGTTGCAGCAGCTCACCCGAAATGCGGTGCTGCACCGCAACTACGAGGGCACCAATTCGCCGGTGCGGATCACCTGGTACGACGACCGGGTCGAGGTTTACTCGCCGGGCGGCCCCTATGGCGCTGTCACCGTGGAGAACTTCGGCCGGCCGGGCGTCACTGACTACCGTAATCCCATCCTCGCCGAAGCGGCGGCCGGCCTCGGGTACGTACAGAAGTTCGGAGCGGGCCTGGAGATCGCCCGGCGCACACTGTCGGACAACGGAAACCCCCGACCTGAGTTCACCCCGGACCCCTCGTACGTTGGCGTCATCATCAGGGAGGCGCGATGA
- a CDS encoding DivIVA domain-containing protein produces MEQRSRRGRVVPRQGVLVEPWQVRAVQFETRWRGLDPAAVYAYLRQVADELDRLTRQAAVDRAEADRFREGLRQWRQRHVGCRFNDPPAGVYRSEHQRQTGGNGGHW; encoded by the coding sequence GTGGAGCAGCGGAGCAGGCGGGGGCGGGTGGTGCCCCGGCAGGGCGTACTCGTGGAGCCGTGGCAGGTCAGGGCGGTGCAGTTCGAGACGCGGTGGCGTGGGCTGGACCCGGCGGCGGTGTACGCGTACCTGCGGCAGGTCGCCGACGAGCTGGACCGGCTCACCCGGCAGGCCGCCGTCGACCGCGCCGAGGCCGACCGATTCCGCGAAGGGTTGCGGCAGTGGCGGCAACGGCACGTCGGCTGCCGCTTCAACGACCCGCCCGCCGGCGTCTACCGCTCGGAACACCAGCGCCAGACCGGCGGCAACGGAGGTCACTGGTGA
- a CDS encoding flavin reductase: MSLHVPVRPSWVCAGCGHAWPCLDSRRQLTIEYADARVSLSIYLATNMFEAMADLPAGHGGDLRSRFLGWL; the protein is encoded by the coding sequence ATGAGCCTGCACGTCCCGGTCCGCCCCAGCTGGGTCTGCGCCGGCTGCGGGCACGCCTGGCCGTGCCTGGACAGCCGGCGACAACTCACAATCGAGTACGCCGACGCCCGCGTCTCCCTGTCGATCTACCTCGCTACCAACATGTTCGAGGCGATGGCCGACCTGCCCGCCGGGCACGGCGGTGACCTCCGCTCGCGTTTCCTCGGCTGGCTGTGA
- a CDS encoding iron-containing redox enzyme family protein: MDGLDARGVYAYVFDPELLLPPRWADEIDREVTRLAGPAPGPTAGPAPGPTAGPAAAPAPSWDELVAEARQELDRVRQRQDALWRQLDERTEAVLVRRAVVSYAPIALIGGAWLQWLSDPSNADEALTMQVLALYANDVGVGRPRAARGSAYLTLLRHLSCSENAVPTTRLTIDPRVPDSAFYLPALLLAMSRMPDRFRPEILGADLYLRAVGLPPALAEVRRLMPNATDWDRIDTSASLVGIREAVDLLGVDGTAGPRVASGFRWAAAADRRFAEEILADLTAARDPGYEMAELLRNRAREGLVYHQQFQLAGRSLSDWLADARTDPGPLMAALAGSKLVKPGRSAASPLVSGLVGERGPMFRVFSPEDLAVLRRWIDALPAESLPVTTATVPGLNIRVSAPAGDDSPVTDDDSPTTGRTGTGRTGPRRGAMGLRDAYHQLVRRVDTPQVRRFAQDYVAGWLARSAHDLAGAVNQLPARWGPEGLRPWLQEQHDRHAAEFDSGGTVPSREDLVDATVQLAPLTLIDGAWLQGFTDYELASSEYGHFLFETYWDELGNGELKLNHPLIYREVLDQMGVRLPPTGSPEFAHSPVLRDESFELPVYWLSVGRLARTHVPEILGLNVAMELSGVGGSYRRARIALKEYGFSTRFVDIHNTIDNVATGHSAWAADAVDTYLGAIATTHGAEGRDAAWARVRVGYRSLNPPSDFWARRAQRRAQRANAGRR, encoded by the coding sequence ATGGACGGCCTCGACGCCAGGGGTGTCTACGCCTACGTCTTCGACCCCGAGCTGCTGCTACCGCCCCGCTGGGCCGACGAGATCGATCGGGAGGTCACCCGGTTGGCCGGACCCGCCCCCGGACCAACCGCCGGACCCGCCCCCGGACCAACCGCCGGACCCGCCGCCGCGCCGGCACCGTCGTGGGACGAGCTGGTGGCCGAGGCTCGGCAGGAGCTGGACCGGGTCCGGCAGCGCCAGGACGCCCTGTGGCGGCAGCTCGACGAACGGACCGAAGCGGTGCTGGTCCGGCGGGCGGTCGTCAGCTACGCGCCGATCGCCCTGATCGGCGGGGCGTGGTTGCAGTGGCTCAGCGATCCCAGCAACGCCGACGAGGCGCTGACCATGCAGGTGCTCGCGCTGTACGCGAACGACGTCGGCGTCGGCCGGCCACGTGCCGCCCGGGGCAGCGCCTACCTCACCTTGCTGCGGCACCTGTCGTGCTCGGAGAACGCGGTGCCGACCACGCGGCTGACCATCGATCCGAGGGTCCCGGACAGTGCCTTCTATCTGCCCGCGCTGTTGCTGGCGATGAGCCGGATGCCGGACCGGTTCCGGCCCGAGATCCTCGGCGCCGACCTGTATCTGCGAGCTGTCGGCCTGCCGCCGGCGCTGGCCGAGGTGCGCCGGCTGATGCCGAACGCCACCGACTGGGACCGGATCGACACCAGTGCGAGCCTGGTCGGGATCCGGGAAGCCGTCGACCTGCTTGGCGTCGACGGCACCGCCGGACCCCGCGTCGCCAGCGGATTCCGTTGGGCGGCGGCGGCGGACCGGCGGTTCGCCGAGGAGATCCTGGCCGACCTGACGGCGGCGCGGGATCCGGGGTACGAGATGGCGGAGCTGCTGCGCAACCGGGCCCGCGAAGGGCTGGTCTACCACCAGCAGTTCCAGTTGGCGGGCCGGTCGCTGTCGGACTGGCTCGCCGACGCCCGTACCGACCCGGGTCCGTTGATGGCCGCGCTGGCCGGCAGCAAGCTCGTCAAGCCGGGCCGCTCGGCGGCCAGTCCCCTGGTGTCCGGGCTGGTCGGCGAACGCGGGCCGATGTTCCGGGTCTTCTCCCCGGAGGACCTGGCAGTACTCCGCCGCTGGATCGACGCGCTACCGGCGGAGTCCCTGCCGGTCACCACCGCGACGGTGCCCGGACTCAATATCCGCGTCTCGGCACCGGCCGGCGACGACAGCCCGGTGACCGACGACGACAGCCCGACGACGGGCCGAACGGGGACCGGCCGAACGGGGCCGCGCCGGGGGGCGATGGGTCTGCGCGACGCCTATCACCAGCTGGTCCGCCGGGTGGACACCCCGCAGGTACGGCGATTCGCGCAGGACTACGTCGCCGGCTGGCTCGCCCGCTCCGCGCACGACCTGGCCGGTGCGGTCAACCAGCTGCCCGCCCGATGGGGCCCGGAAGGGCTGCGGCCCTGGCTGCAGGAGCAGCACGACCGCCACGCGGCCGAGTTCGACAGCGGCGGCACCGTACCGTCGCGGGAGGACCTGGTCGACGCCACGGTGCAGCTCGCCCCGCTGACCTTGATCGACGGCGCGTGGCTGCAGGGCTTCACCGACTACGAGCTCGCTTCCTCCGAGTACGGGCACTTCCTGTTCGAGACGTACTGGGACGAGCTGGGCAACGGCGAGCTCAAGCTCAACCATCCGTTGATCTATCGCGAGGTCCTCGACCAGATGGGAGTACGGCTGCCCCCGACAGGTTCGCCGGAGTTCGCCCACTCGCCGGTGTTGCGCGACGAGTCCTTCGAGTTGCCGGTCTACTGGCTGAGCGTCGGCCGGTTGGCGCGCACCCACGTACCGGAGATCCTGGGTTTGAACGTGGCGATGGAGCTGTCCGGGGTCGGCGGCAGCTACCGGCGGGCGCGGATCGCCCTGAAGGAGTACGGCTTCTCGACCCGGTTCGTCGACATCCACAACACGATCGACAACGTGGCGACAGGGCATTCCGCCTGGGCTGCCGACGCGGTGGACACGTACCTCGGGGCGATCGCGACCACCCACGGCGCCGAGGGTCGCGATGCCGCCTGGGCGCGGGTCCGGGTCGGATACCGCTCGCTCAACCCGCCCTCGGACTTCTGGGCCCGTCGGGCGCAGCGGCGAGCCCAGCGGGCCAACGCCGGCCGGCGGTAG
- a CDS encoding Inducer of phenazine A: MSARAALTPQMLQYDDFDDRSQTRWLPYLMYFHRADYRSDVITTDRLGFRPSQGPQGPDGAGHAGQASAGARLPDGSVRLLVGSSSAFGIGVTADDQTMATLLWSRYAPSKPWLNFAGRSFNSTQEAMLFLLFRHLLPPIDEIVFFSGLNDLALSRLPAEQRGEHGAFFNCGEYFNAMETLRAAHRKPQGRLGRRLRAGGGTASPTEPEVRPLPERVSGAVELTARNLDSWRLLAPDARISYVLQPLATWIRDDPAPEERQLFGELDEISNFWQLYGDIATRETGRTYAAQLREACEKRDIRFVDISPALAETVSPTDWMFVDRAHFTDLGSDIVTRVLAEQLELS; this comes from the coding sequence ATGTCCGCACGTGCGGCTTTGACCCCCCAGATGCTCCAGTACGACGACTTCGACGACCGGTCACAGACTCGCTGGTTGCCGTACCTCATGTACTTTCACCGCGCGGACTACCGGTCGGACGTGATCACCACCGACCGGCTCGGTTTCCGCCCGTCACAAGGCCCACAAGGACCCGACGGCGCCGGTCATGCCGGGCAGGCGTCGGCCGGGGCCCGGCTGCCGGACGGATCGGTCCGGTTGCTGGTCGGCAGCTCCAGCGCCTTCGGCATCGGGGTCACCGCCGACGACCAGACGATGGCCACGCTGCTGTGGTCGCGGTACGCGCCGTCGAAGCCGTGGCTCAACTTCGCCGGCCGTAGCTTCAACTCCACTCAGGAGGCAATGCTGTTCCTACTGTTCCGTCACCTGCTGCCACCGATCGACGAGATCGTGTTCTTCTCCGGCCTCAACGATCTGGCGTTGAGCCGTCTCCCCGCCGAGCAGCGCGGCGAGCACGGTGCCTTCTTCAACTGTGGCGAGTACTTCAACGCCATGGAGACGCTCCGTGCCGCGCACCGCAAGCCACAGGGCCGCCTCGGCCGCCGGCTACGGGCCGGCGGCGGCACCGCTTCCCCGACGGAACCCGAGGTCCGGCCACTGCCCGAACGGGTGTCGGGCGCGGTCGAACTGACCGCCCGCAACCTCGACAGTTGGCGGCTGCTGGCACCGGACGCCCGGATCTCGTACGTCCTGCAGCCGCTGGCGACCTGGATCCGCGACGACCCGGCGCCCGAGGAACGGCAGCTCTTCGGCGAGCTGGACGAGATTTCGAACTTCTGGCAGTTGTACGGCGACATCGCGACCCGGGAGACCGGCCGGACCTACGCCGCGCAGCTACGGGAGGCCTGCGAGAAGCGCGACATCAGATTCGTGGACATCTCACCGGCGTTGGCCGAGACGGTTTCGCCGACCGACTGGATGTTCGTCGATCGGGCGCACTTCACCGACCTGGGCTCGGACATCGTCACCCGGGTCCTCGCCGAACAACTGGAACTGTCCTGA
- a CDS encoding SDR family oxidoreductase yields MPGLAVVTGASSGIGAATAVRLADDGYHVVLVARRKARLESLADKIQGRVAQVDVTDRAAVRTMTDSIPSCDVLVNNAGGAFGADEVATGDPADWERMFQINVLGTLHLTQALLPKLSAGSGGTIVNITSTAASVNYETGGGYSAAKHAQHALTETLRLELCGQPVRVVEIAPGMVRTDEFALNRFRGDAARAAAVYAGVEQPLSAEDVAACVSFVVGLPGHVNVDRLVVRPLAQAAQHKVHRSAIGAAPVQQTATARSGPPGVPGCAI; encoded by the coding sequence ATGCCTGGCCTCGCGGTGGTAACTGGCGCAAGTAGCGGAATCGGCGCCGCGACGGCGGTCCGGCTCGCCGACGACGGTTACCACGTGGTCCTGGTGGCTCGCCGGAAAGCCCGGCTGGAGTCGCTCGCCGACAAGATCCAGGGACGGGTGGCCCAGGTCGACGTCACCGATCGGGCCGCCGTCCGTACGATGACCGACTCGATCCCCTCCTGTGACGTGCTGGTCAACAACGCCGGAGGCGCCTTCGGCGCGGACGAGGTCGCCACCGGCGACCCCGCCGACTGGGAACGGATGTTCCAGATCAACGTGCTGGGCACCCTGCACCTCACCCAGGCGTTGCTGCCCAAACTCAGCGCGGGAAGTGGCGGCACCATCGTCAACATCACCTCCACCGCCGCCTCCGTCAACTACGAAACCGGCGGCGGCTATTCGGCGGCCAAGCACGCCCAGCACGCGTTGACCGAAACCCTCCGGTTGGAATTGTGCGGACAGCCCGTACGGGTCGTCGAGATCGCGCCCGGCATGGTCCGGACCGACGAATTCGCGCTCAACCGGTTCCGGGGTGACGCCGCGCGGGCCGCCGCCGTCTACGCAGGAGTCGAGCAGCCGCTGTCCGCCGAGGACGTCGCCGCGTGTGTGTCCTTCGTCGTGGGACTGCCGGGGCACGTCAACGTCGACCGTTTGGTGGTTCGGCCACTCGCCCAGGCGGCACAGCACAAGGTCCACCGGTCCGCCATCGGCGCGGCCCCGGTCCAGCAGACCGCCACGGCACGGTCCGGTCCGCCGGGGGTCCCGGGCTGCGCGATCTGA
- a CDS encoding helix-turn-helix domain-containing protein, translated as MGELRLMASQEVQEMLGVSRTRAYQITNSKSFPDPVVVLSVGRIWRTEDVERWIKQHRPELHDTE; from the coding sequence ATGGGAGAGCTTCGTCTGATGGCGAGCCAGGAGGTGCAGGAGATGCTCGGCGTCTCGCGTACCCGCGCCTACCAGATCACCAACTCGAAGTCGTTCCCGGACCCGGTGGTGGTGCTGTCAGTGGGCCGGATCTGGCGCACCGAGGACGTCGAGCGGTGGATCAAGCAGCACCGACCAGAGTTGCATGACACCGAGTGA
- a CDS encoding AAA family ATPase: protein MTAPVIAFFNNKGGVGKTSLVYHLAWMMAGKGLRVVAADLDPQANLTANFLDEEQLVELWPAGKALTERGHTVYGSLSPLIRGLGDIADPSLVAVDDRLHLLPGDLTLSKFEDELSNQWPDCLDGKERAFRVISAFWRLLDRASRRTEADVVLVDVGPNLGAINRAALISADHVVIPLAPDLFSVQGLQNLGPALRNWRAEWRARLPRNPDAELKLPAGQMTPAGYVVLGHGVRLGQPVQAYQRWMARIPEVYRTSVLDISEPAPSVDGDPYCLAQLKHYRSLMPLSYEAHKPVFALKPADGAFGGHQAAVRAAANDFAALAERILTEVGGPYGTPKGAAA, encoded by the coding sequence ATGACCGCACCGGTGATTGCCTTTTTCAACAACAAGGGTGGCGTCGGTAAGACGTCGCTGGTCTACCACCTGGCGTGGATGATGGCGGGAAAGGGCTTGCGGGTGGTCGCCGCCGACTTGGACCCGCAGGCGAACCTGACGGCCAACTTCCTGGACGAGGAACAGTTGGTCGAGCTGTGGCCCGCCGGCAAGGCACTCACCGAACGCGGCCATACCGTGTACGGCAGCCTTTCTCCGCTGATTCGTGGCCTGGGTGACATCGCTGATCCGTCCCTCGTAGCCGTCGATGACCGGCTGCACCTGCTCCCCGGCGATCTGACCTTGTCCAAGTTCGAGGACGAGCTGTCCAACCAGTGGCCGGACTGCCTGGACGGCAAGGAGCGGGCCTTTCGGGTCATCTCCGCCTTCTGGCGGTTGCTCGATCGGGCCAGCCGACGGACCGAAGCCGATGTGGTGCTCGTCGACGTCGGCCCCAACCTTGGTGCGATCAACCGAGCTGCGTTGATCTCGGCCGATCATGTCGTGATCCCGTTGGCACCCGACCTGTTCAGCGTGCAGGGCCTGCAGAACCTCGGCCCGGCACTGCGGAACTGGCGCGCCGAATGGCGGGCACGTCTCCCGCGCAATCCGGATGCCGAACTGAAGTTGCCAGCTGGTCAGATGACCCCGGCCGGCTACGTAGTGCTGGGCCACGGCGTACGGCTCGGCCAGCCGGTTCAGGCTTATCAGCGGTGGATGGCCCGGATCCCAGAGGTGTACCGGACATCCGTTCTCGACATAAGCGAACCTGCCCCCTCGGTGGACGGGGATCCGTACTGTCTTGCCCAGCTCAAGCACTATCGCAGTCTGATGCCGTTGTCGTACGAGGCTCACAAACCGGTTTTCGCGCTTAAACCAGCCGATGGCGCATTCGGTGGGCATCAAGCGGCAGTCAGAGCCGCGGCTAACGATTTCGCGGCGCTGGCCGAACGCATCCTCACTGAAGTCGGCGGACCGTACGGAACACCCAAAGGAGCCGCCGCATGA
- a CDS encoding DUF262 domain-containing protein translates to MLEGTKQYQVPLYQRTYSWSEQQCKGLWEDIKKLAEDRRADPAATHFIGSVVLAPSPGLGPVGVQEFLVVDGQQRLTTLSILLCAIRDHRAKTEDPKHRGRIEQLYLINQFESDPHRLKLVPTQADRDAYLACVESTPQVGGSDHVGSAYRFFASRLREYDDPEDPFDIARIENAVITGLALVAVTAQAGDNVYRIFESLNNTGLQLTQADLLRNYLFMRLPTRGETVYRSLWFPLQERTSSCSSGSTWCSATAAPSRPTSMPRTRSGSTACAARRRSKRRYAGSVTSARC, encoded by the coding sequence TTGCTCGAAGGCACCAAGCAGTACCAGGTGCCGCTGTACCAGCGGACGTACTCGTGGTCCGAGCAGCAGTGCAAGGGGCTCTGGGAGGACATCAAGAAGCTCGCCGAGGACCGCCGCGCCGACCCGGCCGCCACCCACTTCATCGGCTCGGTGGTGCTGGCACCCAGCCCCGGTCTCGGCCCGGTCGGGGTGCAGGAGTTCCTGGTCGTCGACGGGCAGCAGCGCCTCACCACCCTGTCGATCCTGCTCTGCGCGATCCGGGACCACCGGGCGAAGACCGAGGATCCGAAGCACCGGGGGCGCATCGAGCAGCTGTATTTGATCAACCAGTTCGAGTCCGATCCGCACCGGCTCAAACTCGTACCCACCCAGGCTGACCGGGACGCGTACCTGGCCTGTGTGGAGTCGACCCCGCAGGTCGGCGGCAGCGACCACGTCGGCTCGGCGTACCGGTTCTTCGCCAGCCGGCTGCGGGAGTACGACGACCCCGAGGACCCGTTCGACATCGCGCGGATCGAGAACGCCGTCATCACCGGGTTGGCACTGGTGGCGGTCACCGCGCAGGCCGGCGACAACGTCTACCGGATCTTCGAGTCGCTGAACAACACCGGCCTGCAGTTGACCCAGGCCGACCTGCTGCGCAACTACCTTTTCATGCGGCTGCCGACCCGGGGCGAGACCGTCTACAGGTCGCTGTGGTTCCCGCTGCAGGAGAGGACCTCGAGCTGCTCTTCTGGCTCGACCTGGTGCAGCGCGACGGCCGCGCCAAGCAGACCGACATCTATGCCGCGCACCAGAAGCGGCTCAACGGCATGCGCGGCGAGGCGGAGATCGAAGCGGAGGTACGCCGGTTCAGTCACCTCGGCGCGCTGCTGA